A genome region from Methanobacterium sp. includes the following:
- a CDS encoding DUF367 family protein has translation MPHKIVIYHTEQCDPKKCTTRKLARQRQIRMVSRLNQIPRGALVLDPFSPKSVSPEDHDLVVEKGIVGLDCSWKRIDKSAAMFRGAATHRSLPFLVAANPTNYGKPCILSTAEAVAATLYIVGLKDNAIQIMSHFKWGPHFLELNYELLEAYSQARSSREVVDIQNEFIGG, from the coding sequence ATGCCTCATAAAATAGTTATATACCATACAGAGCAGTGCGATCCAAAGAAGTGCACCACTCGTAAACTGGCCCGGCAGAGACAGATCAGGATGGTCAGCCGTCTTAACCAGATACCACGAGGGGCTTTAGTACTGGACCCATTCTCCCCAAAGTCAGTGTCACCTGAAGACCATGATTTAGTAGTTGAAAAAGGTATTGTGGGGCTTGATTGCTCATGGAAACGGATTGACAAGTCAGCCGCAATGTTCAGGGGTGCTGCAACCCATCGTTCCCTTCCTTTCCTGGTGGCTGCCAATCCCACCAACTATGGTAAGCCATGTATTCTGTCCACTGCTGAGGCTGTGGCAGCAACCTTATATATAGTGGGGCTTAAAGATAATGCTATTCAGATTATGTCCCACTTCAAGTGGGGACCTCATTTTCTGGAGCTCAATTATGAGCTCTTAGAGGCTTATTCCCAGGCTCGCAGTAGCAGGGAAGTTGTAGATATTCAGAATGAATTCATAGGAGGCTAA
- a CDS encoding 50S ribosomal protein L40e: MARFEEAENRIFKIKICLKCNARNPPTAKTCRKCGYKGLRYKAKEPRG, encoded by the coding sequence ATGGCTAGATTCGAAGAAGCAGAAAATAGAATATTCAAGATTAAGATTTGTCTCAAATGTAACGCTCGAAACCCACCAACTGCCAAGACCTGTCGTAAGTGTGGATACAAGGGCTTGAGATACAAAGCCAAAGAACCAAGAGGATAA
- a CDS encoding geranylgeranylglyceryl/heptaprenylglyceryl phosphate synthase codes for MMKVEEYLKESLKKGKVHLTLLDPEEQNPQKALEIAIEAVAGGTDGIMLGGSTTDSQDLDETAKILQENLDVPIILFPGNTTGVSGYADAILFMSLLNSNNPYWIIGAQALGAPKVKKTGIETIPMGYVIVQPGGTAGWVGDAKLIPRNKPDIATAYAMAAEFMGMRFFYLEAGSGAEQIIPGEMIQKVKMFTNHVVIVGGGIRTGDDAKRVAQAGADIIVTGTVVENTSNIREKIAEIVEGIKSI; via the coding sequence TTGATGAAAGTTGAAGAATATTTAAAGGAATCCTTGAAGAAGGGGAAAGTTCACTTAACCCTTCTTGATCCAGAGGAACAGAACCCTCAAAAGGCCCTGGAGATCGCTATAGAAGCGGTTGCAGGTGGCACAGATGGTATTATGCTGGGCGGATCCACCACTGATTCTCAGGATCTGGATGAAACTGCAAAAATACTCCAGGAAAACCTGGATGTTCCCATCATACTCTTCCCAGGTAACACCACGGGGGTAAGTGGCTATGCCGATGCCATATTATTCATGAGTCTCTTGAACTCCAACAATCCCTACTGGATTATCGGCGCCCAAGCACTGGGCGCACCAAAAGTTAAAAAAACAGGAATTGAAACCATCCCCATGGGATACGTAATTGTTCAACCTGGTGGAACAGCAGGATGGGTAGGAGATGCCAAACTCATCCCCCGAAACAAACCCGACATTGCCACGGCTTATGCCATGGCAGCAGAGTTTATGGGAATGAGGTTCTTCTATTTAGAGGCAGGCTCCGGTGCAGAACAGATAATTCCTGGTGAGATGATTCAGAAGGTTAAAATGTTCACCAACCACGTGGTAATCGTTGGTGGAGGTATCCGAACCGGTGATGATGCAAAAAGGGTGGCTCAAGCTGGTGCAGATATTATAGTAACCGGAACAGTGGTTGAGAACACATCCAACATACGGGAAAAAATAGCGGAGATTGTGGAAGGGATCAAATCCATTTAA
- a CDS encoding DUF169 domain-containing protein: MCDSNGYDFIADKLKENLGLEKSPVAIKFVLREKDIPEGVQKVDEALRHCELVQKASQGDVFYATAEEQKCKGGAAALGLMETPEKIKTGEFYYELGRFSGLGSAKKTMESIPKIDPIMYALVYAPLGKADFDPDVIVLIVNPAQAMKLSQALVYTMGGRVEVDFAGIQSICADAVAGPFTRRQPNITLGCSGSRGYAGIKDEEVIVGLTGENIGCVVNALENMS, from the coding sequence ATGTGTGATTCAAATGGATACGATTTCATAGCGGATAAGTTAAAAGAAAATTTGGGCCTTGAAAAATCTCCAGTAGCCATAAAATTCGTTTTAAGAGAAAAAGATATTCCTGAAGGTGTCCAAAAAGTTGATGAAGCATTAAGACATTGTGAACTGGTGCAGAAAGCGAGTCAGGGGGATGTTTTCTATGCTACAGCCGAGGAACAAAAATGTAAGGGAGGGGCAGCTGCTCTGGGTCTTATGGAGACTCCTGAGAAGATCAAAACCGGGGAATTCTACTATGAATTAGGACGATTTTCTGGTTTAGGATCAGCCAAAAAGACCATGGAATCAATACCTAAAATCGATCCCATAATGTATGCTCTGGTATATGCTCCACTGGGGAAGGCTGATTTCGATCCAGATGTTATAGTGCTCATAGTCAACCCTGCTCAGGCCATGAAGCTTTCACAAGCCTTGGTTTATACCATGGGTGGTAGAGTGGAAGTGGACTTTGCAGGAATCCAGTCAATCTGTGCCGATGCAGTTGCAGGACCATTCACACGCCGCCAGCCCAACATTACCCTGGGATGCTCTGGATCCAGAGGATATGCGGGTATAAAAGATGAAGAGGTTATTGTAGGTCTCACCGGGGAAAATATTGGTTGTGTGGTCAATGCATTGGAAAATATGAGCTGA
- a CDS encoding NTP transferase domain-containing protein — protein sequence MKGVSCIITAAGKNRRMREDLQNKGMEIRHKLLLEINADPIINFTVKKALQTDLNECIVVLGHFMEELYPALNDIQDSRLRIIENPEVDVELSQTLLNGVVNSKYDYCLCLAGDQPTVTKKTMQNLMNHLLNSPEGENTISILSRGKTGYLDNALGLGMPFACHSSLLKHYLQDEEDNLNPILRRMVSDGVSLYAIPEQNELELVNINRYDDYLNVLKMLKKMIRQ from the coding sequence ATGAAAGGAGTATCATGTATTATAACTGCAGCAGGTAAAAACAGGCGAATGAGGGAAGACCTTCAAAATAAAGGAATGGAAATACGTCACAAACTGCTTCTTGAAATCAATGCAGATCCTATCATTAATTTCACCGTTAAAAAAGCACTCCAAACAGATTTAAATGAGTGCATAGTTGTTCTGGGGCATTTTATGGAGGAGTTATATCCTGCATTGAATGATATACAGGACTCCCGCCTCCGCATCATTGAAAACCCTGAGGTGGATGTGGAATTATCCCAGACTCTCCTAAATGGCGTGGTTAATTCTAAATATGATTATTGTTTGTGTCTGGCGGGAGATCAGCCCACTGTTACCAAAAAAACCATGCAGAACCTGATGAACCATCTTTTGAATAGTCCTGAAGGAGAAAACACAATTTCAATTCTATCCCGTGGTAAAACAGGATACCTGGATAATGCCCTTGGACTGGGCATGCCCTTTGCCTGCCACTCCTCACTCTTAAAACATTATCTTCAGGATGAGGAAGATAATTTGAATCCCATACTCAGGAGGATGGTATCTGATGGAGTGTCATTATACGCCATACCAGAGCAAAATGAGTTGGAACTGGTGAATATCAACCGATATGATGATTATCTTAATGTTTTAAAGATGTTAAAAAAAATGATCCGTCAATAG
- a CDS encoding Mur ligase family protein, translated as MDVSVVGLGVEGINAVESLLNHGYKVYASDISLNIELNPDEGLDVDLGFHDFGKIEKTDALVLSPGLWNKPVFQKLKSDKKLLSDVITSHRSLFTIGVTGTNGKTTTTMMIASILQRAGMKVLIGGNAGGGFKGYTEVILEASSDNYDILLVEVCDMTLDFCNYTFDFDLVVVTNVGRDHLEFHQSLENYLQSLGEFVECKKVVLNYTTEKLGQLSDKATETHFFSKIPYKLNLFGDFNRENAAAASKTAKIVGISDETIETALKEFSVLPGRATIIDLPHSRIVVGKTDNADATAAVLNEAEFQVIILGTPRKGEICRLEIFREASKTNSKIIAIFPGLDDTRDDVRKILEEEKYPGTIHNLSNVEDVVKFALKCSERYPNVFIGGNGQRKIIEITESLKEAISAK; from the coding sequence ATGGATGTTTCTGTGGTTGGGCTGGGCGTGGAAGGCATTAATGCCGTTGAATCTCTTCTTAATCACGGTTATAAAGTTTATGCTTCAGACATTAGTCTTAATATTGAATTAAATCCCGATGAGGGCCTGGATGTAGATCTGGGATTTCATGATTTTGGAAAAATAGAAAAAACGGATGCACTTGTTTTAAGCCCAGGATTATGGAATAAACCTGTTTTTCAAAAATTAAAATCTGACAAAAAACTTTTATCTGATGTTATAACTTCTCATCGTTCCCTATTTACTATAGGTGTCACTGGTACCAATGGTAAAACAACCACCACCATGATGATTGCCAGCATTCTGCAAAGGGCAGGTATGAAAGTTCTCATTGGTGGAAATGCAGGGGGAGGTTTTAAGGGTTATACTGAAGTCATTTTAGAAGCTTCATCTGATAATTATGACATTCTTTTGGTAGAAGTCTGTGATATGACTCTTGATTTTTGTAATTATACCTTTGACTTTGACCTAGTTGTGGTGACTAATGTTGGTAGGGATCACCTTGAATTTCACCAATCCCTTGAAAACTACCTACAGTCCCTGGGAGAATTTGTGGAGTGCAAAAAGGTTGTTTTAAACTATACCACTGAAAAGTTAGGACAGTTAAGTGATAAAGCAACGGAAACTCATTTTTTTAGCAAGATTCCCTATAAATTGAACTTGTTCGGAGATTTCAATCGCGAAAATGCAGCTGCAGCGTCAAAAACTGCCAAAATAGTTGGAATATCTGATGAAACCATTGAAACTGCCCTTAAGGAATTCAGTGTTTTACCAGGGAGGGCTACTATTATTGATCTTCCCCATTCCAGGATAGTGGTGGGTAAAACTGATAATGCTGATGCTACTGCAGCAGTGCTTAATGAAGCTGAATTCCAAGTTATAATCCTTGGAACTCCACGTAAAGGTGAAATATGCCGTTTGGAGATTTTCAGAGAAGCTTCAAAGACCAATTCAAAGATCATTGCCATTTTTCCTGGACTTGATGACACTCGAGATGATGTTCGAAAGATCCTGGAAGAAGAAAAATACCCGGGAACAATCCATAACCTGAGTAATGTGGAGGATGTGGTCAAATTCGCACTCAAGTGCTCAGAAAGGTATCCTAATGTATTCATCGGTGGCAATGGACAGCGTAAGATCATAGAAATTACGGAAAGTTTAAAGGAGGCCATTTCGGCAAAATAA
- the hypD gene encoding hydrogenase formation protein HypD translates to MKDLSKEIVKRIENIAQPVKIMHVCGSHEHTIMQHGIRTLLPPEVEVVAGPGCPVCCVPAREVEECLQLAKQGVTIATFGDMLRVPGGSGSLAEAKAEGADVRIVYGVNNAVELAQKIDNEVVFMAAGFETTAPTTAAEIVAGPPENFSVLSCHRMIPPALQFLIESGEVNLNALIEPGHVSTIIGNRPYDIFSEKYGIPQVVTGFNPMDVLIAVYLILKQLHEGKALVQNEYKRAVREEGNLKAQKLLEEVFYITTREWRGFPPIPDSVMEIKDEFSDVNAREKFDIEVGSIPEVVSGCICGAILRGVARPEDCKLFRKECNPTNPIGACMVSKEGTCNIAHRYGSF, encoded by the coding sequence ATGAAAGACCTCTCTAAGGAAATTGTAAAACGCATTGAAAACATAGCCCAACCTGTAAAGATAATGCATGTCTGCGGATCACACGAACACACCATAATGCAGCATGGTATAAGAACCCTGTTACCTCCAGAGGTGGAAGTGGTGGCAGGGCCGGGATGCCCAGTATGCTGCGTACCTGCACGTGAAGTGGAAGAATGCCTCCAACTGGCCAAACAGGGAGTAACTATTGCAACCTTCGGGGATATGTTAAGGGTCCCGGGTGGATCAGGATCCCTGGCTGAGGCAAAGGCAGAAGGCGCGGATGTAAGGATAGTTTATGGGGTAAATAACGCAGTGGAACTAGCTCAAAAGATTGATAATGAAGTGGTTTTTATGGCTGCTGGATTTGAAACCACGGCACCAACCACCGCTGCAGAAATAGTTGCAGGTCCACCAGAAAACTTCTCAGTTCTGTCCTGTCATAGAATGATACCTCCAGCACTCCAGTTTTTGATAGAATCCGGAGAAGTGAATCTCAACGCTCTCATAGAACCGGGCCATGTTTCCACCATCATCGGAAACCGTCCCTATGATATTTTCTCAGAAAAATATGGAATCCCGCAAGTGGTTACCGGTTTCAACCCGATGGACGTGCTAATAGCAGTGTACCTGATTTTAAAACAGCTTCATGAAGGTAAAGCACTGGTTCAAAATGAATATAAACGAGCAGTCCGTGAAGAAGGAAATTTAAAAGCCCAGAAACTTCTTGAAGAAGTGTTCTACATAACCACCAGGGAATGGAGGGGTTTCCCACCGATACCTGACTCAGTTATGGAGATCAAAGATGAATTCAGTGATGTGAATGCCAGGGAGAAGTTTGATATTGAAGTGGGCAGTATCCCTGAAGTAGTCTCTGGTTGTATTTGTGGAGCCATACTCCGGGGAGTGGCCCGTCCTGAAGACTGCAAACTCTTCCGCAAGGAATGTAACCCCACCAATCCTATAGGGGCCTGTATGGTTAGTAAAGAAGGAACCTGCAACATAGCTCATCGATACGGTTCATTTTAA
- a CDS encoding phosphoglycolate phosphatase, which yields MIKAVAVDVDGTITDGKRRLCCSAMESIRAAEECGIPVIIVTGNILPVTKTLSIFIGTSGGLVAENGGVIESSKGRMVLGDIRKCKEAYEFLKTKHPIEKVDFSDQRISEIAFYRTIPVNLIKDTLKDFDVRIYDTNFALHITDPAVDKGTSLVHVAGDMGILPEEILAVGDSENDLEFLKVAGLKVAVANAAPELKAIADYVTQKPYGDGVKEALERFLS from the coding sequence TTGATCAAAGCAGTAGCAGTAGATGTTGATGGAACCATAACCGATGGTAAACGAAGATTATGTTGCAGTGCCATGGAATCAATACGTGCTGCAGAAGAATGTGGCATACCAGTCATCATTGTTACAGGTAACATCCTCCCAGTTACCAAAACCCTTTCCATATTCATCGGAACTTCCGGGGGTCTGGTAGCTGAAAACGGAGGAGTTATAGAATCATCCAAGGGTAGGATGGTGCTGGGAGATATTCGAAAGTGCAAAGAGGCCTATGAATTTTTAAAAACTAAACATCCCATTGAAAAGGTGGACTTTTCAGATCAGAGAATTTCAGAAATTGCATTTTACAGAACCATTCCCGTGAATTTGATTAAAGATACCCTTAAAGATTTTGATGTGAGAATATACGATACCAACTTTGCACTGCACATCACTGATCCGGCAGTGGACAAGGGCACATCACTGGTTCATGTGGCTGGTGATATGGGTATCCTGCCCGAGGAAATCCTGGCAGTGGGAGACAGTGAAAATGACCTGGAATTTTTAAAAGTTGCCGGGTTAAAGGTAGCAGTGGCCAATGCAGCCCCTGAACTAAAAGCTATTGCAGATTATGTAACTCAAAAACCATATGGAGATGGAGTTAAAGAGGCGTTAGAGAGGTTTTTATCATGA